Proteins found in one Rhodovulum sp. MB263 genomic segment:
- a CDS encoding ScpA family protein, translated as MAEPPVCPTDGAAEAEDVAARQAAEALIVDVDGFEGPLDMLLTLARTQKVDLRRISVLHLAEQYLAFVETAKSLRIELAADYLVMAAWLAFLKSRLLLPPDPTEDGPSAEDLAAHLAFQLERLEAMRGVAARLMGRDQKGRDFFVRGLPEGVERVRRVQYTATLLDLMQAYARIRTRDDFRPYALDREAVYTMEEALERMRGLIGYAGDWIDLSSWLPEGWQADPVRRRSATAAHFAASLELVKQGQLELRQSETFAPIQIRRKPH; from the coding sequence ATGGCTGAGCCTCCCGTCTGTCCGACGGATGGTGCCGCCGAGGCCGAGGATGTCGCCGCGCGGCAGGCGGCCGAGGCGCTGATTGTCGATGTCGACGGTTTCGAGGGGCCGCTCGACATGCTGCTGACGCTGGCCCGGACCCAGAAGGTCGATCTGCGCAGGATCTCGGTTCTGCATCTGGCCGAGCAGTATCTGGCCTTCGTCGAGACCGCCAAGAGCCTCCGGATCGAGCTGGCCGCTGATTACCTGGTGATGGCGGCCTGGCTGGCCTTCCTGAAATCGCGGCTGCTGCTGCCGCCCGACCCGACCGAGGACGGCCCCTCGGCCGAGGATCTGGCCGCGCATCTGGCCTTCCAGCTGGAACGGCTCGAGGCGATGCGGGGCGTCGCGGCACGGTTGATGGGGCGCGATCAGAAGGGCCGCGACTTCTTCGTGCGCGGCCTGCCCGAAGGCGTCGAGCGGGTGCGCCGGGTACAATATACCGCGACGTTGCTCGATCTGATGCAGGCTTATGCCCGGATCCGCACCCGCGACGATTTCCGGCCCTATGCGCTGGATCGCGAGGCGGTCTATACCATGGAAGAGGCTTTGGAGCGGATGCGCGGGCTGATCGGCTATGCCGGGGACTGGATCGACCTTTCGAGCTGGCTGCCCGAGGGCTGGCAGGCCGATCCCGTCCGTCGCCGCTCGGCCACCGCCGCGCATTTCGCGGCCTCGCTCGAGCTCGTCAAGCAGGGCCAGCTCGAACTGCGCCAGTCCGAGACCTTCGCCCCGATCCAGATCCGCCGGAAGCCGCATTGA
- a CDS encoding tripartite tricarboxylate transporter permease, giving the protein MTTWEGLMHGIGFALQPGVLVYCVLGVVLGTFVGVLPGIGAMAAISLLLPITYYITPEAALIMLAGVYYGAQYGGSVASILMRLPGTPQSAVTSLDGYPLAREGRAGVALFTAMASSFAGSLIGIAVLVTLAGWLSRAATAFGAADYAAMMILGLVAASTIGSTSPVKSFAMVVLGLLLGCVGTDVNSGVQRFTFGRTELLDGINLVALAMGLFGVAELIANVRDPDRQGVTERIGLRGLMPRRDDLRRLPGPILRGGALGSFFGALPGTGSTLSSFLAYALERRVSRRPERFGKGAIEGVSAPEAANNAAAISAFVPTLTLGIPGDPIMALMLGALVIHGIQPGPLMLEARPEMFWGLVASFGIGNLLLLILNLPLIGIWVSMLRIPFRWLYPAILVFLCLGVYSVRGLTFDILAVAAIGLAGYLLALARFSPALLLLGFVLGPLIETNLRRAMLIGRGDPMIFLERPIAAGFVLATAGLLVLALWQAWRRRAARRRG; this is encoded by the coding sequence ATGACCACCTGGGAGGGCCTTATGCACGGCATCGGCTTTGCGCTTCAGCCCGGGGTGCTGGTCTATTGCGTCCTCGGCGTGGTGCTGGGCACCTTTGTCGGCGTGCTGCCCGGCATCGGCGCGATGGCGGCGATCTCGCTTCTGCTGCCGATCACATATTACATCACCCCCGAAGCCGCGCTTATCATGCTGGCGGGCGTCTATTACGGCGCACAGTACGGCGGCTCGGTCGCCTCGATCCTGATGCGCCTGCCAGGCACGCCGCAATCGGCGGTGACCTCGCTCGACGGCTATCCGCTGGCGCGCGAGGGCCGCGCGGGCGTGGCCCTCTTCACCGCCATGGCCTCGTCCTTCGCGGGCTCGCTGATCGGCATCGCGGTGCTGGTGACGCTGGCGGGCTGGCTGTCGCGCGCGGCCACGGCCTTCGGGGCGGCCGATTACGCCGCGATGATGATCCTCGGGCTGGTCGCCGCCTCGACCATCGGCTCGACAAGCCCGGTCAAGAGCTTCGCCATGGTCGTGCTGGGGCTTTTGCTGGGCTGTGTCGGCACCGATGTCAATTCCGGCGTCCAGCGCTTCACCTTCGGCCGGACCGAGCTGCTGGACGGCATCAACCTCGTGGCGCTGGCGATGGGGCTGTTCGGCGTGGCCGAGCTGATCGCCAATGTCCGCGACCCCGACCGGCAGGGCGTGACCGAAAGGATCGGGCTGCGCGGGCTGATGCCCCGGCGCGACGATCTGCGGCGCCTGCCCGGCCCGATCCTGCGTGGCGGCGCGCTTGGCAGCTTCTTCGGCGCGCTGCCGGGCACCGGCTCGACGCTGTCCTCCTTCCTGGCCTATGCGCTGGAACGCCGCGTCTCGCGCCGCCCCGAGCGGTTCGGCAAGGGCGCGATCGAGGGTGTCTCGGCACCCGAGGCCGCCAACAATGCCGCCGCGATCTCGGCCTTCGTGCCGACGCTGACGCTTGGCATTCCGGGCGATCCGATCATGGCGCTGATGCTGGGCGCGCTGGTCATTCACGGGATCCAGCCGGGGCCCCTGATGCTCGAGGCCCGGCCCGAGATGTTCTGGGGGCTGGTGGCCAGTTTCGGGATCGGCAACCTGCTGCTTCTGATCCTGAACCTGCCGCTGATCGGGATCTGGGTCTCGATGCTGCGCATCCCGTTCCGCTGGCTCTACCCGGCGATCCTCGTCTTCCTCTGCCTTGGGGTCTATTCGGTCCGCGGGCTGACATTCGACATCCTCGCGGTCGCGGCCATCGGCCTGGCAGGCTATCTGCTGGCTCTGGCGCGGTTCAGCCCGGCGCTTCTGCTGCTGGGCTTCGTGCTCGGCCCGCTGATCGAGACCAATCTGCGGCGCGCGATGCTGATCGGCCGGGGCGATCCGATGATCTTTCTCGAACGCCCCATCGCGGCCGGTTTCGTGCTGGCGACGGCGGGGCTTCTGGTGCTGGCGCTGTGGCAGGCCTGGCGGCGGCGGGCGGCGCGCCGGAGAGGCTGA
- a CDS encoding methionine ABC transporter permease → MSANLIALLIEATLQTLYMVSAAAVLGTLFGLPLGVFLATSQRGELLSAPLVNKVLGLVVNAARSVPFIILVVAIIPFTRALVGTSIGTDAAIVPLTIAATPFIARLVENAIREVDAGLIEAARAMGATPLQIIRKVLLRESLPGIVLGLTLAVVSLIGYSAMVGAVGGEGLGDLGIRYGYQRFMPDVMLAVVVILIVMVQLVQSFGEWIAARVDRRAPRNRGH, encoded by the coding sequence ATGTCCGCTAACCTGATCGCGCTTCTGATCGAGGCCACGCTGCAGACGCTTTACATGGTCTCGGCCGCAGCCGTTCTGGGCACGCTGTTCGGGCTGCCGCTGGGGGTGTTCCTGGCCACGTCGCAACGTGGCGAGCTGTTGTCCGCACCCTTGGTGAACAAGGTGCTGGGGCTTGTCGTCAATGCCGCGCGCTCGGTGCCCTTCATCATCCTCGTGGTCGCGATCATCCCCTTCACCCGGGCGCTGGTCGGCACCTCGATCGGCACCGATGCCGCCATCGTGCCCCTGACCATCGCCGCCACGCCCTTCATCGCGCGGCTTGTCGAGAATGCCATCCGCGAGGTCGATGCCGGGCTGATCGAGGCTGCGCGCGCGATGGGGGCGACGCCGTTGCAGATCATCCGCAAGGTGCTGCTGCGCGAGTCGCTGCCGGGCATCGTCCTGGGTCTCACGCTCGCCGTTGTCAGCCTGATCGGCTATTCCGCCATGGTCGGTGCGGTCGGCGGCGAGGGCTTGGGCGATCTGGGCATCCGCTACGGCTATCAGCGCTTCATGCCCGACGTTATGCTGGCCGTCGTCGTGATCCTGATCGTGATGGTCCAGCTCGTGCAATCTTTCGGCGAATGGATCGCCGCGCGGGTCGATCGCCGCGCGCCGCGCAATCGCGGCCACTGA
- the scpB gene encoding SMC-Scp complex subunit ScpB: protein MSRPPETEEDAEASLFEAPPAAEQERMVEAILFASAEPVRVAEMNARMPHGCDAARALETLARRYEGRGVHLVRVGEAWAFRTAPDLGFLMQKETVEMRKLSRAAIETLAIIAYHQPVTRAEIEEIRGVSVSRGTVDQLLDLEWIRFGRRRMTPGRPVTYVVTEAFLDHFGLESARDLPGLRELRAAGLLDSRPMPGSEDEDGTDSQGDMFEDES from the coding sequence ATGAGCCGCCCGCCCGAGACCGAAGAGGACGCCGAGGCCAGCCTGTTCGAGGCGCCGCCCGCGGCCGAGCAGGAGCGCATGGTCGAGGCCATTCTCTTTGCCTCGGCCGAGCCGGTGCGGGTGGCCGAGATGAACGCCCGCATGCCGCATGGCTGCGATGCCGCGCGTGCGCTCGAGACGCTTGCACGCCGCTATGAGGGGCGGGGAGTGCATCTGGTGCGGGTGGGCGAGGCCTGGGCCTTCCGCACCGCCCCCGATCTGGGCTTCCTGATGCAGAAGGAAACCGTCGAGATGCGCAAGCTCTCGCGGGCCGCGATCGAGACGCTGGCGATCATCGCCTATCACCAGCCGGTGACGCGGGCCGAGATCGAGGAGATCCGCGGCGTCTCGGTCAGCCGCGGCACCGTCGATCAGCTGCTGGATCTGGAATGGATCCGTTTCGGCCGGCGCCGGATGACCCCCGGCCGGCCCGTGACCTATGTCGTGACCGAGGCCTTTCTCGATCATTTCGGGCTGGAAAGCGCCCGCGATCTGCCGGGCCTGCGCGAATTGCGCGCTGCGGGTCTGCTCGACAGCCGCCCGATGCCCGGTTCGGAAGACGAGGACGGAACCGACAGCCAGGGCGACATGTTCGAGGACGAAAGCTGA
- a CDS encoding MetQ/NlpA family ABC transporter substrate-binding protein: MLRLIPLVSALALSAGTAFADDIRVGVSPGEHAEIMEEVAKVAATAGLTVDIVEFSDYVVPNQALADGDLDANSFQHRPYLENQIKDRGFDLVEIATTITTPMGIYSDKIEDLADLPEKARVAIPNDPTNGGRALLLLQELGLVKLAEGTGLVPSPLDIEDNPKGLKFLELDAAQLPRALADAEIAVINTNYAIAAGLSPKTDAIAMESADNPYVNIIVVRDGDQDKPWVEALVEAYHSPEVKAFIDEKYDGAVLTSW; encoded by the coding sequence ATGCTGCGTCTGATCCCACTCGTTTCCGCCCTCGCGCTGTCCGCCGGTACAGCCTTTGCCGATGACATCCGTGTCGGCGTCTCGCCCGGCGAGCATGCCGAGATCATGGAAGAGGTCGCCAAGGTCGCCGCGACTGCCGGCCTGACCGTCGATATCGTCGAATTCTCGGACTATGTGGTGCCGAACCAGGCGCTGGCCGATGGCGATCTCGACGCCAACAGCTTCCAGCACCGTCCCTATCTCGAGAACCAGATCAAGGATCGCGGTTTCGATCTGGTCGAGATCGCGACCACCATCACCACGCCGATGGGGATCTATTCCGACAAGATCGAGGATCTGGCCGATCTGCCCGAAAAGGCCCGGGTCGCGATCCCGAACGACCCGACCAATGGCGGACGGGCGCTGTTGCTCCTGCAGGAGCTCGGGCTGGTCAAGCTGGCCGAGGGCACGGGGCTCGTGCCGAGCCCGCTCGACATCGAGGACAACCCCAAGGGACTGAAATTCCTCGAACTCGACGCGGCGCAACTGCCGCGCGCGCTTGCCGATGCCGAGATCGCGGTGATCAACACCAATTACGCCATCGCGGCCGGGCTCAGCCCGAAAACCGACGCCATCGCGATGGAATCCGCCGACAACCCCTATGTGAACATCATCGTGGTGCGCGACGGCGATCAGGACAAGCCCTGGGTCGAGGCTCTGGTGGAGGCCTATCACAGCCCCGAGGTGAAGGCTTTCATCGACGAGAAATACGACGGCGCCGTGCTGACCAGCTGGTAA
- a CDS encoding methionine ABC transporter ATP-binding protein — protein MTGATISFENVGKFFAGGAKGRVTALQDVSLTVAPGEICGIIGRSGAGKSTLLRMVNGLERPSEGVVSVGGKDVGRARGSALRAIRRDVGMIFQHFNLLASRTVHGNIAMPLEIAGVASAEIRSRVGDLIARVGLEAQADRYPAELSGGQKQRVGIARALATRPKVLLSDEATSALDPETTQTVLALLRDINRDLGLTILLITHEMAVVRDIASHVAVIDQGRIVEAGPTYDVFVAPQHPTTRSFLSGVTGITLPRFVSGRLLGTRPGGEAEEVLRVTFAGAHATDPMLARMTAERGISVNILAGAIEEIGPHPFGNLLISVDAARGAEARDYLNRHGLSTEVLGYVR, from the coding sequence ATGACCGGGGCGACGATCAGTTTTGAGAATGTCGGCAAGTTCTTTGCCGGCGGGGCCAAGGGCCGGGTGACGGCGTTGCAGGATGTGTCCCTGACGGTGGCCCCGGGCGAGATCTGCGGCATCATCGGTCGCTCGGGCGCGGGCAAGTCGACGCTTCTGCGCATGGTCAACGGGCTTGAGCGGCCAAGCGAGGGCGTGGTCAGCGTGGGCGGCAAGGATGTCGGCCGGGCGCGCGGCTCCGCGCTGCGGGCGATCCGCCGCGATGTCGGGATGATCTTCCAGCATTTCAACCTGCTGGCCTCGCGCACGGTCCATGGCAATATCGCGATGCCGCTGGAAATCGCGGGCGTGGCCTCGGCCGAGATCCGGAGCCGGGTCGGGGATCTGATCGCCCGGGTCGGGCTCGAGGCGCAGGCCGACCGCTATCCGGCCGAGCTGTCGGGCGGGCAGAAACAGCGGGTGGGCATCGCCCGGGCGCTGGCCACCCGGCCCAAGGTGCTGCTCTCGGACGAGGCGACCTCGGCGCTCGATCCCGAGACCACGCAGACTGTGCTTGCGCTGCTGCGCGACATCAACCGCGATCTGGGCCTGACGATCCTGCTGATCACCCATGAAATGGCCGTGGTGCGCGACATCGCCAGCCATGTGGCGGTGATCGATCAGGGCCGGATCGTCGAGGCAGGCCCGACCTATGACGTCTTCGTCGCGCCGCAGCATCCGACGACGCGCTCCTTCCTGTCGGGGGTGACCGGCATCACGCTGCCGCGCTTCGTCTCGGGCCGTCTGCTCGGGACCCGGCCGGGCGGCGAGGCCGAAGAGGTTCTGCGGGTGACCTTCGCGGGCGCCCATGCGACCGATCCGATGCTGGCCCGGATGACGGCCGAGCGCGGGATCTCGGTCAATATCCTCGCCGGCGCCATCGAGGAGATCGGCCCGCATCCCTTCGGCAACCTGCTGATCTCGGTCGATGCCGCGCGCGGGGCCGAGGCGCGCGACTATCTCAACCGCCACGGCCTGTCGACGGAGGTGCTTGGCTATGTCCGCTAA
- the nagZ gene encoding beta-N-acetylhexosaminidase, giving the protein MSDGLGAFIAGCSGLALTPAEQAFFAETRPFGFILFARNVADPDQLRRLTRDLRQTVGRDAPILIDQEGGRVQRLRPPHWRSWAPAFDQIAAAGPEGAARSMYLRARLIACELSVLGIDVDCAPVADIARPETHEILKNRCYGTDPSLVIACARATAEGLLAGGVLPVIKHIPGHGRASADSHLHLPRVKTGAQELQATDFSVFRALSDQPMAMTAHVVYDALDPDRPATVSPAAIAAIRDEIGFGGFLMSDDVSMQALSGGIAERSRASIAAGCDAVLHCNGDMDEMAEVAGACGTLTGPAAERAARALACRRPPEPFDPAVALAELHGLLGTAAHG; this is encoded by the coding sequence GTGAGCGACGGTCTCGGGGCTTTCATCGCCGGTTGTTCCGGTCTGGCCCTGACACCGGCCGAACAGGCCTTCTTCGCCGAGACCCGACCCTTCGGCTTCATCCTCTTCGCCCGCAATGTCGCCGATCCCGACCAGCTTCGCCGCCTGACCCGGGATCTGCGGCAGACCGTGGGCCGCGACGCGCCGATCCTGATCGATCAGGAGGGCGGCCGCGTCCAGCGCCTGCGCCCGCCGCATTGGCGCAGCTGGGCGCCTGCGTTCGACCAGATCGCGGCCGCGGGGCCGGAGGGCGCCGCGCGCTCGATGTATCTGCGCGCCCGGCTGATCGCCTGCGAACTGTCTGTGCTCGGCATCGATGTCGATTGCGCGCCTGTGGCCGATATCGCGCGCCCCGAGACCCATGAGATCCTGAAGAACCGCTGTTACGGGACCGATCCCTCCCTGGTGATCGCCTGTGCCCGGGCCACGGCCGAGGGGCTGCTTGCGGGCGGCGTTCTGCCGGTGATCAAGCATATCCCGGGCCATGGCCGGGCCAGCGCCGACAGCCATCTGCATCTGCCCCGGGTCAAGACCGGAGCGCAGGAGCTGCAGGCCACCGATTTCTCGGTCTTCCGCGCGCTCTCGGACCAGCCGATGGCGATGACGGCCCATGTCGTCTATGACGCGCTCGATCCCGACCGCCCTGCCACCGTCTCGCCTGCGGCCATCGCGGCGATCCGCGACGAGATCGGGTTCGGCGGCTTCCTGATGTCGGATGATGTCTCGATGCAGGCGCTGAGCGGCGGCATCGCCGAACGCAGCCGGGCTTCGATAGCGGCGGGCTGCGACGCGGTTCTGCATTGCAATGGCGATATGGATGAGATGGCCGAGGTTGCCGGGGCCTGCGGCACGCTGACCGGGCCGGCCGCAGAGCGCGCCGCCCGGGCGCTGGCCTGCCGTCGTCCGCCAGAGCCGTTCGATCCGGCCGTTGCCCTGGCCGAGCTTCACGGGCTGCTGGGGACGGCCGCCCATGGCTGA
- a CDS encoding HNH endonuclease has translation MDGDFRTSFVREPGSLRQHPALVLNADYRPLSYYPLSLWPWQEAVKAAFLHRVDIVAEYDQVVRSPTRTIRIPSVVVLKDYVKPQRRVAFTRFNLFLRDEFTCQYCGSRGDLTFDHVVPRARGGITSWENVVAACSRCNLRKGSKSLRQAGMTLRRAPRRPGAGDLRDIGRKFPPNYLHASWLDFLYWDAELEA, from the coding sequence ATGGACGGCGATTTCAGGACTTCATTCGTACGGGAGCCGGGCTCCCTCAGGCAGCATCCGGCGCTTGTTCTGAACGCCGATTACCGGCCACTCTCCTACTATCCGCTGTCGCTCTGGCCCTGGCAGGAGGCGGTCAAGGCGGCCTTCCTTCACCGGGTCGATATCGTGGCCGAATATGACCAGGTGGTCCGAAGTCCGACCAGGACGATCCGAATACCCTCCGTTGTCGTTCTCAAAGACTATGTCAAACCGCAGAGGCGCGTGGCTTTCACGCGCTTCAATCTTTTTCTGAGGGACGAATTCACCTGCCAGTATTGCGGCTCGCGGGGCGATCTGACCTTCGACCATGTGGTGCCGCGCGCGCGCGGCGGCATCACCAGCTGGGAGAATGTGGTCGCGGCCTGTTCGCGCTGCAATCTGCGCAAGGGCTCGAAAAGCCTGCGTCAGGCGGGCATGACGCTGCGCCGCGCGCCCCGGCGTCCGGGGGCGGGCGACCTGCGCGATATCGGCCGCAAGTTCCCGCCGAACTATCTTCATGCGAGCTGGCTCGATTTCCTCTACTGGGATGCCGAGCTGGAAGCCTGA
- a CDS encoding tripartite tricarboxylate transporter substrate binding protein: MTIPMTRRAALAGALALTALPAAAQEAWPTAPIHVYVGFPAGSSPDTLTRIITEPLAERLGQPVVVENKPGAGGVIGVQQMLANAGDGLSFATTINGPLTTAARLMPSTGYDATTDIAPVTLIATSPLVLAVSASSDFTDLESFVAAAGTEPEFLSYGSVGQGSGAHLTAELFADAAGVSLLHIPFASYAEITTSIVGGEIDAGFMAPSAALPQVEAGRMRLLGITSAEPFPQAPDVPVLAGRAGLPADFRAELWNAFIAPAGTDPAVIARLNTEIGEILADPEVQQKLLAIGWQAAPGTPADLAERISADTAMWGAVIDRVEAQP; this comes from the coding sequence GTGACCATCCCGATGACGCGCCGCGCCGCACTTGCCGGGGCCCTTGCCCTCACCGCCCTGCCCGCCGCGGCCCAGGAGGCCTGGCCCACCGCGCCGATTCATGTCTATGTCGGTTTCCCGGCCGGGTCCTCGCCCGACACGCTGACCCGGATCATCACCGAGCCGCTGGCAGAGCGGCTCGGCCAGCCGGTCGTGGTAGAGAACAAGCCCGGCGCGGGCGGCGTGATCGGGGTGCAGCAGATGCTGGCCAATGCCGGCGATGGCCTCAGCTTTGCCACCACCATCAACGGCCCGCTGACCACCGCCGCCCGGCTGATGCCATCGACGGGCTATGACGCAACCACCGATATCGCGCCGGTGACGCTGATCGCGACCTCGCCGCTGGTCCTGGCGGTTTCGGCCAGCTCGGATTTCACCGATCTCGAAAGCTTCGTCGCCGCGGCCGGAACCGAGCCCGAGTTTCTCAGCTACGGCTCGGTCGGCCAGGGATCGGGCGCGCATCTGACCGCCGAGCTCTTTGCCGATGCCGCGGGCGTCAGCCTGCTGCACATCCCCTTCGCCAGCTATGCCGAGATCACCACCTCGATCGTCGGCGGCGAGATCGATGCAGGCTTCATGGCGCCTTCGGCCGCGCTGCCGCAGGTCGAGGCGGGCCGGATGCGCCTGCTGGGCATCACCTCGGCCGAACCCTTCCCGCAAGCGCCCGACGTGCCCGTCCTGGCCGGGCGGGCCGGGCTGCCCGCCGATTTCCGGGCCGAGCTCTGGAACGCCTTCATCGCGCCTGCCGGGACCGACCCGGCGGTGATCGCGCGGCTGAATACCGAGATCGGGGAGATCCTCGCCGATCCCGAGGTGCAGCAGAAACTCCTGGCCATCGGCTGGCAGGCCGCGCCGGGCACGCCCGCGGATCTGGCCGAGCGGATCTCGGCCGATACCGCGATGTGGGGCGCGGTGATCGACCGGGTCGAAGCCCAGCCCTGA
- a CDS encoding SPOR domain-containing protein yields the protein MAEIDFDAMRGAGGHDPAPSLRTMVNWAGGLVSLTLVAGLFVWGYQIVVRDVSGVPVIRALEGPMRIAPDDPGGRQAEHQGLAVNRVAAEGEAAPPPDMLRLAPAPVDLAGDDRPVIVPQPAAALSSDLAADPGADASEPVLAALNLSDMPASDAAGGAVFDAADADLAAGAAEAEAEPGTAEAETEALPLPQGALRQSPRPAARPQEDLATRAAIASARAAMDAPAPTEVAAASIPPGTALVQLGAFDSGDEARGVWDSLSGQRSFAGFFSDKTRVIQTVDRGGRTFFRLRASGFADMAAARRFCAAVSAEGADCIPVVAR from the coding sequence ATGGCAGAAATCGATTTCGACGCGATGCGCGGGGCGGGCGGGCATGACCCCGCACCTTCCCTCAGGACGATGGTGAACTGGGCCGGTGGCCTGGTCTCGCTGACCCTCGTGGCCGGGCTGTTCGTCTGGGGCTATCAGATCGTGGTCCGCGATGTCAGCGGTGTGCCGGTGATCCGCGCGCTTGAAGGGCCGATGCGGATCGCGCCCGACGATCCCGGCGGGCGTCAGGCCGAGCATCAGGGGCTTGCGGTCAACCGCGTGGCCGCCGAGGGCGAGGCCGCGCCGCCGCCCGACATGCTGCGCCTCGCGCCCGCGCCGGTCGATCTGGCCGGGGATGACCGGCCGGTGATCGTGCCGCAGCCCGCTGCCGCCCTGTCCTCGGATCTGGCCGCAGATCCGGGTGCGGATGCGTCCGAGCCGGTTCTGGCCGCGCTCAACCTTTCCGATATGCCCGCATCCGATGCCGCTGGCGGGGCGGTGTTCGATGCCGCCGATGCCGATCTGGCCGCTGGCGCGGCAGAGGCAGAGGCGGAACCGGGCACGGCCGAAGCCGAAACCGAGGCCCTGCCGCTGCCTCAGGGTGCGCTGCGCCAGTCGCCGCGCCCGGCGGCCCGGCCGCAGGAAGACCTGGCGACCCGCGCCGCCATTGCCTCGGCCCGAGCCGCGATGGATGCCCCCGCACCCACCGAGGTCGCGGCCGCCAGCATCCCGCCCGGGACCGCGCTTGTGCAGCTTGGCGCCTTCGACAGCGGCGACGAGGCCCGCGGGGTCTGGGACAGCCTGTCGGGTCAGCGCAGCTTTGCCGGTTTCTTCTCTGACAAGACCCGTGTGATCCAGACCGTCGACCGCGGCGGCAGGACCTTCTTCCGGCTGCGTGCCTCGGGCTTTGCCGACATGGCGGCGGCGCGGCGGTTCTGCGCGGCGGTCTCGGCCGAGGGTGCGGACTGCATTCCGGTGGTGGCGCGGTGA
- a CDS encoding tripartite tricarboxylate transporter TctB family protein — translation MQKDWPDILGGLTLAALGAAAAGWALAHYDIGSLRRMGPGFFPVALGTLLTGLGLAIALPALGRQAGPRPGFEPCAVLAVLAAILVFGLGLFRIGLVGATAAAVLIATLPAPHPGRVWRLVLALAISALTVLVFGLGLRMNIPLWPRLS, via the coding sequence ATGCAGAAGGACTGGCCCGACATCCTCGGCGGCCTCACGCTGGCCGCGCTTGGCGCGGCGGCGGCGGGCTGGGCCCTTGCGCATTACGATATCGGCAGCCTGCGCCGGATGGGGCCGGGCTTCTTCCCGGTGGCGCTCGGCACGCTTCTGACCGGGCTCGGGCTGGCCATCGCCCTGCCCGCGCTCGGACGGCAGGCAGGCCCCCGGCCCGGCTTCGAGCCCTGCGCGGTGCTGGCGGTGCTGGCCGCGATCCTCGTCTTCGGCCTCGGGCTGTTCCGGATCGGCCTTGTCGGCGCGACCGCGGCGGCGGTTCTGATCGCCACGCTGCCCGCCCCCCATCCCGGCCGTGTCTGGCGCCTGGTGCTGGCCCTGGCGATCTCGGCCCTGACCGTGCTTGTCTTCGGCCTCGGGCTTCGGATGAACATCCCGCTCTGGCCGCGCCTCTCATGA